The Struthio camelus isolate bStrCam1 chromosome 24, bStrCam1.hap1, whole genome shotgun sequence genome includes a window with the following:
- the LOC104142387 gene encoding complement receptor type 1 isoform X2: protein MALADARRLLGALAVLLAARAHAQGIQCKQPPDIPHGKHTGRFMDKFSYQSVVTYTCDQGYTRTGEASIQCVTEDGLTGVWSGPPPQCGLDIRCPFPRIQNGRRLPPIHYIYRTGDTVSFECNPGYAIQGSHTTMCQADFKWRPPLPVCKKEVKCPRPPNIANGQHSGQSSDTFPRGVTVYYSCRDGYALIGNMSINCTDAGLWSRPRPRCEAIGCKRPKVQNGKIHGLQSTYRAGETLHFDCEAGYAAEDTSETQCQPGGAWDPPVLSCTRIRPCPMPPGIDNGNHNGQGTAFFTMGMSVTYTCDPGYYLVGNAVAFCRASGNWSLPTPRCEEVKCPRPPNIANGQHSGQSSDTFPRGVTVYYSCRDGYTLIGNVSINCTDAGLWSRPRPRCEAIGCKRPKVQNGKIHGLQSTYRAGETLHFDCEAGYAAEDTSETQCQPGGAWDPPVLSCTRIRPCPMPPGIDNGNHNGQGTAFFTMGMSVTYTCDPGYYLVGNAVAFCRASGNWSLPTPRCEVTICINPDIENGRKVDGQGLIYGPGQTVTFQCHNGYSLQGSAKIYCQEDGTWDPPVPVCSRGKPSPRLPPRRALLGGCGAPTRLLFAELSEEYKNEIDFPVGKTVRYTCRPGYAKHPGMSPTITCLDSGVWSEALEFCKRKQCRHPGEPENGKISFITDLLLGSTVIYSCEEGHRLIGQPSRRCEISDTGRVEWSGRIPICQRIPCEPPPNIPNGKHTGRLLDEFHFGTSVTYTCDSGQPPRGESSIHCTTEDGQNGVWSGPPPQCGEVTCPVPQIQNGRRVSAAKNAYTHKDTVTFECEPGYVMRGHSVVQCQLNNTWEPPVPACEQAGCNAPTRLVFAELKKEYSNQTIFAVGKAVEYVCRPGYARHPAIQPSITCLQNRTWSAALEFCKRKQCANPEAPENGGVVILTDLFFGSKVNYTCKEGHKLIGPSQRRCEVSGTRVLWSGDVPVCQPVICPPPPIIANGKHSHQSSDKFLPGMTVQYTCRDGYSLIGNASINCTVLGTWSRPRPRCEATGCKRPKIDNGRTTGAETMYKLMDTVVFECNFGYALKGSQESRCQFGGTWDPPVPTCEKMLRCPSPPSIKNGQHNNKDVKVFVPGISVRYYCDPGYTLTGTTKVSCLPSGTWSIPYPRCEVIACTSPAIRNGAVAGGHRATYNPGDTVTFQCRPGYMLRGSPEAECRHDGRWAPPVPICAPALPCPPPPVIANATPSAELGENFTSGMSVTYSCDPGFSLIGNASLSCTAVGNWSLPYPRCAAGCGTPTTLLFAELNKEHKNQMEFPVGKTVKYTCRPGYIKLPHISPAITCLENQTWSDAQEFCKRKRCDHPGEPENGRVVVLTDLLFGSTVNYTCDEGHRLTGHAQRHCVISGSGKQVVWSGDIPVCQPIVCDPPPDIPHGRHTGHLMDDFSYAAVVTYTCNLDHPLTGEPSIFCTTEDGVHGVWSGPPPRCGASQCSPPPAIAHGKHSGQATAVFTSGVSVRYTCDPGYSLIGEAQLNCTSSGAWSAAAPWCEGLLCPSPLAIDNGQHDGKDEKVFNPGKSVNYSCEPGYSLIGKATLYCTEKGTWSIPYPRCEVIACTSPAIRNGAVAGGHRATYNPGDTVTFQCRPGYMLRGSPEAECRRDGRWAPPVPICAPALPCPPPPVIANATPSAELGENFTSGMSVTYSCDPGFSLIGNASLSCTAVGNWSLPYPRCAVLQCPLPPNIDKGKHNSQDLRVFTPGMTVNYSCDPGYYIMGEASIYCTDSGNWSVPLPQCEGGCAAPPGLHFAELTEEYKNQREFSVGDTVKYTCQPGYMRHPGVPPTVTCLKNQTWSEALEFCKRKQCKYPEAPKNGRVVVLTDLLFGSAVNHTCEEGHELVGQSQRRCEIFGMLVAWSGAPPICQKVVCPVPEIQNGRISIRKSHYTYEDTVSFRCHEGFTLQGHHTVQCRADKTWDPPVPVCEQGGMAKFYHRPTDTTTKPEVKCLPPPSITNGEHSRHSSDTFDIGALVHYSCKPGFFLIGNESIRCTTYGVWSRPLPRCEVGCASPGVGNGKAIRLESFYRPGDIVRIECNSDNVPKGLHESQCQAGGTWDPPLPICERALHCSKPLEIANGWHSGLAVAVFAPGMSVNYSCESGFSLIGTASIYCTEAGAWSHPSPVCQEIRCVFPEVLGVKKTMRGNTYRPGTNITLECDDGYMLEGISQIQCQEDFSWDPPVPACRLASHKSRSVGLGVTAAVVLILLGAGIVWKIISKQKEGYYHTYENYGYRYPCGPYN, encoded by the exons GGATTCAGTGCAAACAACCTCCAGATATTCCCCACGGGAAGCACACTGGCAGGTTCATGGACAAGTTCTCCTATCAATCAGTTGTAACATACACGTGTGATCAAGGTTACACCCGCACTGGTGAGGCCTCCATCCAGTGTGTGACGGAGGACGGGCTGACCGGCGTATGGAGTGGGCCCCCGCCACAGTGCGGACTCG ATATTCGATGCCCATTCCCACGCATCCAGAATGGGAGGAGGCTGCCCCCTATTCACTACATCTACAGGACTGGGGATACTGTAAGCTTTGAGTGCAATCCAGGCTATGCCATTCAGGGCTCCCATACAACCATGTGTCAAGCTGATTTCAAGTGGAGGCCACCTCTGCCAGTTTGCAAAAAGG AGGTGAAGTGTCCTCGACCACCAAACATCGCCAACGGGCAGCACAGTGGCCAGTCCTCAGACACTTTTCCCCGGGGAGTGACTGTGTACTACAGCTGCAGGGATGGCTACGCGCTGATTGGGAACATGTCCATCAACTGCACAGATGCCGGGCTgtggagccggccccggccccgctgtgAAG CAATCGGCTGCAAGAGACCCAAGGTTCAGAATGGGAAAATTCATGGGTTGCAGAGCACCTACAGAGCTGGAGAAACTCTTCATTTTGACTGTGAAGCTGGTTACGCTGCAGAGGACACCTCTGAGACACAGTGCCAACCAGGGGGCGCGTGGGACCCGCCAGTGCTCAGCTGCACAAGGA TCCGACCTTGCCCCATGCCTCCAGGGATCGACAATGGGAATCACAATGGCCAGGGCACAGCGTTTTTCACCATGGGGATGTCTGTGACATACACCTGCGATCCCGGCTACTACCTTGTTGGAAACGCAGTTGCTTTTTGCAGAGCCTCTGGGAACTGGAGCCTTCCCACGCCTCGCTGTGAAG aGGTGAAGTGTCCTCGACCACCAAACATCGCCAACGGGCAGCACAGTGGCCAGTCCTCAGACACTTTTCCCCGGGGAGTGACTGTGTACTACAGCTGCAGGGATGGCTACACGCTGATTGGGAACGTGTCCATCAACTGCACAGATGCCGGGCTgtggagccggccccggccccgctgtgAAG CAATCGGCTGCAAGAGACCCAAGGTTCAGAATGGGAAAATTCATGGGTTGCAGAGCACCTACAGAGCTGGAGAAACTCTTCATTTTGACTGTGAAGCTGGTTACGCTGCAGAGGACACCTCTGAGACACAGTGCCAACCAGGGGGCGCGTGGGACCCGCCAGTGCTCAGCTGCACAAGGA TCCGACCTTGCCCCATGCCTCCAGGGATCGACAATGGGAATCACAATGGCCAGGGCACAGCGTTTTTCACCATGGGGATGTCTGTGACATACACCTGCGATCCCGGCTACTACCTTGTTGGAAACGCAGTTGCTTTTTGCAGAGCCTCTGGGAACTGGAGCCTTCCCACGCCTCGCTGTGAAG TGACTATCTGCATAAATCCAGACATAGAGAATGGAAGGAAAGTTGATGGTCAAGGACTTATCTATGGACCTGGGCAAACAGTTACATTTCAGTGTCATAATGGTTACAGCCTGCAAGGTAGTGCTAAAATCTACTGCCAGGAGGATGGCACCTGGGATCCTCCTGTTCCAGTCTGTAGTAGAGGTAAACCTTCACCAAGGCTTCCACCTAGGCGTGCACTTCTAG GTGGTTGTGGTGCTCCTACAAGGTTACTCTTTGCTGAGCTAAGTGAGGAGTATAAAAATGAGATTGACTTTCCTGTTGGGAAGACTGTGAGATACACTTGCCGACCTGGATATGCTAAACACCCAGGAATGTCACCTACTATTACATGCCTTGACAGTGGAGTGTGGTCAGAAGCGCTAGAGTTCTGTAAAA GGAAGCAGTGTAGGCATCCTGGTGAACCCGAGAATGGCAAGATTAGTTTCATAACAGATCTCCTACTTGGGTCAACAGTGATCTACAGCTGTGAGGAAGG GCACAGGTTAATTGGGCAGCCTAGCAGACGATGTGAGATTTCTGATACAGGACGTGTTGAATGGAGTGGCCGCATTCCCATTTGTCAGC GTATTCCTTGTGAGCCACCTCCGAATATTCCTAACGGGAAGCACACGGGCAGGCTGTTAGACGAATTCCACTTCGGCACGTCTGTAACGTACACCTGTGACTCAGGACAGCCTCCACGAGGGGAGTCCTCCATTCACTGCACCACTGAGGACGGGCAGAACGGTGTATGGAGCGGACCTCCCCCTCAGTGCGGAG AGGTTACATGTCCTGTCCCACAGATCCAGAATGGGCGAAGAGTGTCTGCTGCTAAGAATGCCTacacacacaaagacacagtTACCTTTGAGTGTGAGCCAGGCTACGTCATGCGTGGCCACAGTGTGGTACAATGTCAACTAAATAACACCTGGGAGCCACCTGTGCCAGCCTGTGAACAGG CTGGCTGTAATGCACCTACAAGACTGGTGTTTGCTGAGTTAAAGAAGGAGTACAGCAATCAGACTATCTTTGCTGTGGGAAAGGCAGTAGAATATGTGTGTCGGCCTGGATATGCCAGACACCCGGCAATTCAGCCATCTATCACGTGTCTCCAAAATCGGACGTGGTCTGCAGCACTGGAGTTCTGTAAAA GAAAGCAATGTGCTAACCCAGAGGCACCAGAGAATGGCGGAGTTGTAATTCTGACTGATCTCTTCTTCGGGTCAAAAGTGAATTACACTTGTAAAGAAGG ACACAAGTTGATTGGACCTTCTCAGAGAAGATGTGAGGTCTCTGGCACACGTGTTTTATGGAGTGGAGATGTTCCTGTCTGCCAGC cGGTGATTTGTCCCCCTCCTCCAATCATTGCCAACGGGAAGCACAGCCATCAGTCCTCAGACAAGTTTCTCCCAGGAATGACTGTTCAGTACACCTGCAGGGATGGCTATTCCCTCATTGGGAATGCATCCATTAACTGTACTGTCTTGGGAACATGGAGCCGTCCCCGGCCCCGATGTGAAG CAACTGGCTGCAAAAGACCAAAGATTGATAATGGAAGAACAACTGGAGCAGAGACCATGTACAAACTTATGGACACCGTTGTCTTTGAATGCAATTTTGGTTATGCCTTAAAGGGCTCTCAAGAGTCCCGGTGCCAGTTTGGAGGCACATGGGACCCTCCTGTCCCCACCTGTGAAAAGA TGCTGCGATGTCCGTCCCCTCCAAGTATCAAAAATGGCCAGCACAATAACAAGGATGTGAAAGTCTTCGTCCCTGGAATATCAGTGAGGTACTACTGTGACCCAGGGTACACCCTCACTGGGACAACAAAAGTTTCTTGTCTGCCATCTGGAACCTGGAGCATCCCTTACCCTCGATGTGAAG TGATTGCCTGCACATCCCCAGCAATCCGGAACGGAGCGGTGGCTGGTGGGCACAGAGCCACGTACAATCCTGGGGACACCGTCACCTTCCAGTGCCGCCCCGGTTACATGCTGCGGGGCAGCCCCGAGGCCGAGTGCCGGCACGACGGCCGGTGGGCTCCTCCGGTGCCCATCTGTGCGCCAG CATTGCCTTGTCCTCCACCTCCGGTCATCGCCAACGCCACGCCCAGCGCTGAGCTCGGGGAGAACTTCACGAGTGGCATGTCCGTCACCTACAGCTGTGACCCGGGCTTCTCCCTCATCGGCAATGCTTCGCTTTCATGCACGGCAGTGGGGAACTGGAGCCTCCCTTACCCTCGCTGTGCAG CTGGATGTGGTACACCAACAACATTATTGTTTGCTGAGTTAAACAAGGAACACAAAAATCAGATGGAGTTTCCTGTTGGGAAGACTGTGAAATACACTTGCCGACCAGGATACATTAAACTTCCACACATATCACCGGCAATTACATGTCTCGAAAATCAAACATGGTCTGACGCCCAGGAGTTTTGCAAAC GGAAAAGGTGTGATCATCCAGGAGAACCTGAAAATGGCAGAGTTGTTGTTCTGACAGATCTCCTCTTTGGGTCAACAGTGAATTACACGTGTGATGAAGG GCACAGGCTGACTGGGCACGCTCAGAGGCACTGCGTCATTTCTGGGTCCGGAAAGCAAGTTGTGTGGAGCGGTGACATTCCTGTCTGCCAGC CAATCGTGTGCGACCCGCCTCCGGACATCCCTCATGGGAGACACACTGGCCACCTGATGGACGACTTCTCCTACGCGGCTGTGGTCACGTACACGTGCAACCTCGACCACCCCCTCACGGGAGAGCCCTCTATTTTCTGCACCACAGAGGATGGGGTACACGGCGTGTGGAGtgggccgccgccgcggtgcgGAG CATCGCAGTGCTCTCCGCCTCCAGCCATTGCCCATGGAAAGCACAGCGGCCAAGCCACGGCAGTTTTCACCAGCGGCGTGTCTGTGAGATACACCTGTGATCCTGGCTATAGTCTCATTGGAGAGGCACAGCTTAATTGTACATCTTCTGGAGCTTGGAGTGCCGCTGCCCCTTGGTGTGAAG GGCTGCTGTGTCCCTCCCCGTTGGCTATCGACAATGGCCAGCACGATGGCAAGGATGAGAAAGTCTTCAACCCTGGAAAGTCTGTGAATTACAGCTGTGAGCCTGGTTATTCTCTTATTGGCAAAGCCACTCTGTATTGCACAGAGAAGGGAACCTGGAGCATCCCTTACCCTCGATGTGAAG TGATTGCCTGCACATCCCCAGCAATCCGGAACGGAGCGGTGGCTGGTGGGCACAGAGCCACGTACAATCCTGGGGACACCGTCACCTTCCAGTGCCGCCCCGGTTACATGCTGCGGGGCAGCCCCGAGGCCGAGTGCCGGCGCGACGGCCGGTGGGCTCCTCCGGTGCCCATCTGTGCGCCAG CATTGCCTTGTCCTCCACCTCCGGTCATCGCCAACGCCACGCCCAGCGCTGAGCTCGGGGAGAACTTCACGAGTGGCATGTCCGTCACCTACAGCTGTGACCCGGGCTTCTCCCTCATCGGCAATGCTTCGCTTTCATGCACGGCGGTGGGGAACTGGAGCCTCCCTTACCCTCGCTGTGCAG TGCTACAATGTCCTTTGCCTCCAAATATTGACAAAGGAAAACACAATAGCCAGGACTTGAGAGTTTTCACTCCTGGGATGACCGTAAATTACAGCTGTGACCCTGGCTACTACATAATGGGAGAGGCATCAATTTATTGTACAGATTCTGGAAACTGGAGCGTCCCTCTTCCTCAGTGCGaag GTGGCTGTGCTGCCCCTCCAGGCTTACACTTTGCTGAGCTAACTGAGGAATATAAAAATCAGAGAGAGTTTTCTGTTGGGGACACTGTGAAATACACCTGCCAGCCTGGATACATGAGACACCCTGGAGTACCCCCAACAGTAACATGCCTCAAAAATCAAACGTGGTCTGAAGCACTAGAGTTTTGTAAAA GGAAACAATGTAAATATCCAGAAGCACCAAAGAATGGCAGAGTTGTTGTTCTGACAGATCTCCTCTTTGGGTCAGCAGTGAACCACACGTGCGAAGAAGG GCACGAACTAGTTGGACAGTCTCAGAGGCGATGTGAGATTTTTGGAATGCTTGTCGCCTGGAGTGGTGCTCCTCCTATTTGCCAGA aggTGGTATGCCCAGTCCCAGAGATCCAGAACGGGAGAATATCCATTCGTAAAAGTCACTACACATATGAAGATACTGTTAGCTTTAGGTGCCATGAAGGCTTCACCCTGCAAGGCCATCATACAGTTCAATGCAGAGCTGATAAAACATGGGACCCACCTGTGCCAGTTTGTGAACAGG GTGGAATGGCAAAATTCTATCATCGTCCTACTGATACCACAACAAAGCCAG aGGTGAAGTGTCTGCCTCCCCCAAGCATTACTAATGGGGAACACAGCAGGCATTCCTCAGACACTTTTGACATAGGAGCACTTGTGCACTACAGCTGCAAGCCTGGCTTCTTCCTTATCGGGAATGAGTCTATCCGCTGTACAACATACGGAGTCTGGAGCCGTCCCCTTCCTCGGTGTGAAG TTGGCTGTGCGAGCCCAGGAGTTGGGAATGGAAAAGCAATCAGACTGGAGTCTTTCTATAGACCTGGAGACATCGTTAGGATTGAATGCAACAGTGACAATGTCCCTAAAGGCCTCCACGAGTCCCagtgccaggctggaggtacctGGGATCCACCACTCCCCATCTGTGAAAGAG CGCTGCATTGCTCCAAGCCTCTGGAGATCGCCAATGGGTGGCACAGTGGCCTGGCAGTAGCAGTTTTTGCTCCTGGAATGTCTGTAAACTACAGCTGTGAGTCTGGCTTCTCTCTCATTGGGACAGCATCCATTTATTGCACGGAGGCTGGAGCCTGGAGCCATCCCTCTCCAGTCTGTcaag agatCAGATGTGTATTCCCAGAAGTTCTAGGTGTTAAGAAAACCATGAGGGGAAATACATATCGACCAGGGACTAACATTACTCTTGAATGTGATGATGGTTACATGTTGGAAGGCATCAGTCAGATTCAGTGTCAAGAGGACTTCAGCTGGGACCCTCCTGTGCCAGCATGTAGACTAG cTTCACACAAGTCTAGGTCAGTAGGCCTCG GAGTTACAGCTGCAGTAGTCCTGATTCTCCTGGGTGCGGGCATTGTctggaaaattatttcaaagcagAAGGAAGG CTATTATCATACTTATGAAAACTATGGGTACCGGTACCCCTGTGGACCATATAACTGA